A portion of the Simkania negevensis Z genome contains these proteins:
- the nth gene encoding endonuclease III, which yields MNKKQRAAFVQKTLNHYFPKTPIPLKHTSAYTLLIAVLLSARCTDKRVNEITPKLFAKASTPKAMAALPVQTIQAIIKPCGLSPTKAKNIKKLSEILLEDYGSQVPKELEELEKLPGVGHKTASVVVAQAFKQPAFPVDTHIHRCAKRWGLSSGKNVKQTEKDLKALFPKKSWRKLHLQIIYFGRAFCMARAHKVSECPICSQL from the coding sequence ATGAACAAAAAACAGCGTGCTGCATTCGTCCAAAAAACGCTCAATCATTACTTTCCCAAGACTCCGATTCCCCTGAAACACACGAGCGCTTACACCCTTTTAATTGCCGTTCTCCTTTCTGCCCGCTGCACCGATAAGCGGGTGAATGAGATCACCCCCAAGCTCTTTGCTAAAGCTTCAACTCCCAAAGCAATGGCAGCCCTTCCTGTACAAACCATCCAAGCGATTATCAAACCGTGTGGGCTCTCTCCCACCAAAGCAAAAAACATCAAAAAGCTGTCAGAAATTCTCCTCGAAGATTATGGAAGCCAAGTCCCCAAAGAGCTCGAAGAGTTAGAGAAATTGCCTGGCGTAGGGCATAAAACAGCATCGGTTGTCGTTGCTCAAGCGTTTAAGCAGCCAGCCTTTCCAGTCGACACCCATATCCATCGTTGCGCCAAAAGATGGGGATTGAGCTCAGGAAAAAATGTCAAACAAACAGAAAAGGATTTGAAAGCTCTTTTTCCAAAAAAATCTTGGCGTAAACTTCATTTGCAAATCATCTACTTTGGCCGCGCCTTCTGCATGGCACGCGCTCACAAAGTCTCAGAATGCCCGATTTGCAGCCAATTATGA